In the Pseudolabrys taiwanensis genome, one interval contains:
- a CDS encoding FAS1-like dehydratase domain-containing protein, whose translation MTLSDEITAAEVDSYKACIGRTLSESDVVGAHVAALYAATLDRPHSGTTLPPLWHYGLFLTTVPTGALGTDGHPPRGAFMPSVTLPRRMFAGSDVRMLRPLTIGQQVTRVSRIAAVDHRHGKTGHLVFVRVAMTLSQGGEPCVEEEQTIVYRGAGARVPPVEPAPRKPLVEGQTSEEWLPTTVELFRFSSVTFNGHRIHYDLPYAMDEEGYPGLVVHGPLTATRLCDFAGRLAGRPQTRFTFRGEAPTFVNQPIRLVGSVRDGAIAVRAERADGVTAMSATAAVG comes from the coding sequence GTGACCTTGTCGGATGAGATCACGGCTGCGGAGGTCGATAGCTACAAGGCCTGCATCGGCCGCACATTGAGCGAATCCGATGTCGTGGGCGCGCATGTCGCGGCGCTGTATGCGGCGACGCTCGACCGGCCGCACAGTGGGACGACCTTGCCGCCGCTATGGCATTACGGTCTGTTCCTGACGACCGTGCCGACCGGCGCGCTCGGCACCGACGGCCATCCGCCGCGTGGCGCTTTCATGCCGTCGGTGACGTTGCCGCGGCGCATGTTCGCCGGCTCGGATGTGCGGATGTTGCGGCCTTTGACCATCGGCCAACAGGTGACGCGCGTCTCGCGCATCGCGGCGGTCGATCATCGCCACGGCAAGACCGGTCATCTTGTTTTCGTGCGGGTGGCAATGACGCTGAGCCAAGGCGGCGAGCCCTGCGTCGAGGAAGAGCAGACCATCGTCTATCGCGGCGCCGGCGCGCGCGTGCCGCCCGTCGAGCCTGCGCCCCGCAAGCCGCTGGTGGAGGGGCAAACGTCCGAAGAGTGGCTGCCGACGACCGTCGAGCTCTTTAGGTTTTCGTCGGTGACCTTCAACGGCCACCGCATCCACTACGATCTGCCTTACGCGATGGACGAGGAAGGCTATCCCGGCCTCGTCGTGCACGGGCCGCTGACGGCGACGCGGCTGTGCGACTTCGCCGGCCGGCTCGCCGGGCGTCCGCAGACGCGCTTTACCTTCCGCGGTGAGGCGCCCACGTTCGTCAACCAGCCGATCCGGCTGGTGGGCAGTGTCAGGGATGGTGCCATCGCGGTCCGGGCCGAGCGCGCCGATGGCGTCACGGCGATGTCGGCGACCGCTGCGGTTGGCTGA
- the folD gene encoding bifunctional methylenetetrahydrofolate dehydrogenase/methenyltetrahydrofolate cyclohydrolase FolD, protein MTAKIIDGVAVSGAIRKEIAEHVARLRERGVTPGLAVIMVGNNAASAVYVRNKMRACAEVGIQSFKYEFTADTPQEKVLSLIGELNERDDIHGILVQLPLPPHYSISQILQTISADKDVDGFHLYNVGGLVVGDTVFPPCTPYGVVKLLEHEGIEIEGKNVVVVGASNIVGKPMALMLMQRDATVCICHAKTRDLAQFTILADILVVAAGKPKLILPQMVRTGAVVIDVGINRLPSGQLVGDTDFEGLLEKASYITPVPGGVGPMTVTMLLYNTAESAERTLARAQGKVPAHA, encoded by the coding sequence ATGACGGCAAAAATCATCGACGGCGTTGCTGTTTCCGGCGCTATCCGCAAGGAAATCGCAGAGCACGTGGCGCGCCTGCGCGAACGCGGCGTCACGCCGGGCCTTGCGGTCATCATGGTCGGAAACAACGCCGCTTCCGCCGTCTACGTGCGCAACAAGATGCGGGCCTGCGCCGAGGTCGGCATTCAGTCCTTCAAATACGAGTTTACGGCCGATACGCCCCAGGAAAAAGTGCTGTCGCTGATCGGCGAACTCAATGAGCGCGACGACATCCACGGCATCCTGGTGCAACTGCCACTGCCGCCGCATTACTCGATTTCACAGATCCTGCAGACAATTTCCGCCGACAAGGACGTCGACGGCTTCCATCTTTACAACGTCGGCGGGCTGGTTGTGGGCGATACGGTATTTCCGCCCTGCACGCCGTACGGCGTGGTCAAGCTGCTCGAGCACGAAGGCATCGAGATCGAGGGCAAGAACGTCGTTGTCGTCGGTGCCAGCAATATCGTCGGCAAGCCGATGGCGCTGATGCTGATGCAGCGCGACGCCACGGTGTGCATCTGCCATGCGAAAACGCGAGATCTGGCCCAATTCACCATCCTCGCCGACATCCTGGTGGTCGCGGCCGGCAAGCCGAAGCTCATCCTGCCCCAGATGGTCCGCACCGGCGCCGTGGTGATCGACGTCGGCATCAACCGCCTGCCCTCCGGGCAACTCGTCGGCGACACCGACTTTGAGGGGCTGTTGGAGAAGGCGTCCTACATCACACCGGTGCCCGGCGGCGTCGGACCGATGACGGTGACCATGCTCTTGTACAACACCGCCGAGTCGGCCGAGCGGACGCTGGCGCGCGCGCAGGGCAAAGTGCCCGCGCACGCCTGA
- a CDS encoding DMT family transporter, with the protein MRNNPFLLLALAGLCWSGNHLVGRAMAGEVPPIGASTLRWLVPLALVLPLARPHLARDWPEIRKHWPALLWLGMTGGAMFSILQFVGLRYTTALNVSVLNSLVPVLIIAVGTLMFRDRITGFQIAGIITSSLGVLVVISRGQFDTLRQFAFNWGDLLTVLSMLFFSVYAACLRLRPRINGWSFLVVLAAISVVVTLPLAIAEAYTGTTFKATWLTFGSLAYVSIFPSVVAYAAWNRGVELIGANRAGPFLHLVPIYTAILATTLLGEPLALFHIVGFGLILSGVWLASVRKPV; encoded by the coding sequence ATGAGGAATAATCCCTTTCTTCTCTTGGCTTTGGCTGGCCTGTGCTGGTCCGGCAATCACCTCGTCGGCCGAGCCATGGCCGGAGAGGTGCCGCCGATCGGGGCATCGACATTGCGCTGGCTGGTGCCGCTCGCGCTGGTCCTGCCGCTGGCGCGTCCGCACCTTGCCCGCGACTGGCCTGAAATCCGCAAGCATTGGCCGGCTCTGCTTTGGCTCGGAATGACCGGCGGGGCGATGTTCAGCATCCTGCAGTTCGTCGGCCTGCGTTACACCACGGCCCTCAACGTGTCCGTGCTCAATTCGCTGGTGCCGGTGTTGATCATCGCGGTCGGCACGCTGATGTTCCGCGACCGCATCACCGGTTTCCAAATCGCCGGTATCATCACCTCATCGCTCGGCGTCCTCGTCGTCATCAGCCGCGGCCAGTTCGACACCTTGCGCCAGTTCGCCTTCAACTGGGGCGACCTGCTGACCGTCCTAAGCATGCTGTTCTTCTCGGTCTATGCCGCATGCCTGCGGTTGCGGCCGCGGATCAACGGCTGGAGCTTCTTGGTCGTGCTGGCGGCGATCTCCGTCGTGGTCACCTTGCCGCTGGCGATCGCCGAGGCCTATACGGGCACGACGTTCAAAGCGACGTGGCTCACCTTCGGCTCGCTGGCCTATGTGAGTATCTTTCCCAGTGTCGTCGCCTACGCCGCCTGGAATCGTGGCGTCGAATTGATCGGCGCCAACCGCGCCGGCCCATTCCTGCACCTCGTGCCCATCTACACCGCCATCCTCGCCACCACGCTTTTGGGCGAGCCGCTGGCGCTGTTTCACATCGTCGGCTTCGGCTTGATCCTCAGCGGCGTCTGGCTCGCCTCGGTGCGCAAGCCGGTCTGA
- a CDS encoding alpha/beta fold hydrolase, translating to MNEPPGRLLSHLAFMWPALAATSASELAATLAKGWTELAFGGDEEQAPEPPWATENTVALELSAVRLRDFSTAATGRPVLLCAPFALHGATVADFAPGHSLVATLRHAGVERLFLTDWRSATPDMRFLGIDDYLAALNVLVDELGGVVDIVALCQGGWLSLLYAARFPTKVRKLIIAGAPIDTAAAGSTLSAIVDSNAPAFFRELVHVGDGRVLGQKFLKFWNPMGLGDDDIGQVLQTHRADDDGDFDALAARFRNWYAATVDLPGAYYLEVVDKLYRQNALARGRFVALGKTIDLSKLETPLYLLAARDDELVPPPQLFALADLAGTPARHVVKACAPCRHLGLFTGTDTLRDFWPDIVRWLDQPLSAARAGTPEVSTH from the coding sequence ATGAACGAGCCACCCGGACGCCTGCTTTCTCACCTTGCATTCATGTGGCCGGCGCTCGCCGCGACCTCGGCAAGCGAACTTGCCGCCACGCTCGCGAAGGGTTGGACCGAGCTGGCGTTTGGTGGCGACGAAGAGCAAGCGCCTGAGCCGCCATGGGCGACCGAGAACACCGTCGCCCTCGAGCTGAGCGCGGTCCGTCTGCGCGATTTCAGCACGGCCGCGACCGGCAGGCCGGTCTTGCTGTGCGCGCCATTCGCGTTGCACGGCGCAACGGTCGCCGACTTCGCACCCGGCCACAGCCTCGTCGCAACGCTGCGTCACGCCGGCGTGGAACGGCTGTTCCTGACCGATTGGCGTTCGGCGACACCCGATATGCGCTTTCTCGGTATCGACGATTATCTTGCCGCGCTCAACGTGCTGGTAGATGAACTGGGCGGCGTGGTGGACATTGTCGCGCTGTGCCAAGGCGGCTGGCTGTCGCTGCTTTACGCGGCGCGCTTCCCAACGAAAGTGCGCAAGCTGATCATCGCCGGCGCGCCGATCGATACCGCGGCAGCCGGTTCGACCTTGTCCGCCATCGTTGACAGCAATGCGCCCGCCTTTTTCAGAGAGCTCGTCCATGTTGGCGATGGCCGCGTGTTGGGACAGAAGTTTCTCAAGTTCTGGAACCCGATGGGGTTGGGCGACGACGACATCGGGCAAGTGCTGCAAACGCATCGCGCTGACGACGACGGCGACTTCGACGCCCTCGCGGCGCGCTTTCGCAACTGGTACGCAGCCACAGTCGATCTTCCCGGCGCCTACTACCTCGAGGTCGTCGACAAACTGTATCGGCAGAACGCGCTGGCGCGCGGCCGTTTCGTTGCGCTGGGGAAGACGATCGATCTTTCAAAGCTCGAGACGCCGCTTTATTTGCTGGCGGCGCGCGACGACGAATTGGTGCCGCCACCGCAGTTGTTCGCTCTCGCCGATCTGGCCGGCACGCCGGCACGGCACGTCGTCAAAGCGTGCGCCCCTTGCCGGCATCTCGGCCTGTTCACGGGCACGGACACCCTGCGGGACTTTTGGCCCGATATCGTTCGATGGCTCGATCAACCTTTATCGGCCGCACGGGCGGGAACGCCTGAGGTGTCCACGCATTAA
- a CDS encoding TetR/AcrR family transcriptional regulator translates to MDSAEKSGAARTDNGKTGAGPTGAKRPASPRERIVRSAAKLFLEKGYDKVSINDIIDTVGGSKGTIYSHFGSKEKLFEAVVEQMCADVTIHIDTRPIGTIEEQLTRIGHTFVSNVVSPPILRFHRLMTSIGRDFPAAGRLFYDTGPRQAQMMIGDWIALHQRAGNIRDDVDAFRLAVLFHDMLIGEQHLSWLTSALSDKERGKRIDETVRLCVAIFLQGCARR, encoded by the coding sequence ATGGATTCGGCAGAAAAATCAGGCGCCGCCCGGACGGACAACGGCAAGACCGGAGCGGGCCCGACCGGAGCCAAGCGGCCCGCCAGCCCGCGCGAGCGCATCGTCCGCTCGGCGGCCAAGCTCTTTCTCGAAAAGGGCTACGACAAGGTTTCCATCAACGACATTATCGACACGGTCGGCGGTTCGAAGGGAACGATCTATTCGCACTTCGGCAGCAAGGAAAAGCTCTTCGAGGCCGTCGTCGAACAGATGTGCGCGGACGTCACGATCCATATCGATACGCGGCCCATCGGCACCATCGAAGAACAGCTGACGCGCATAGGCCATACGTTCGTGTCGAACGTCGTGTCGCCCCCCATCCTCCGTTTCCATCGCCTGATGACGTCGATCGGCCGCGATTTCCCCGCGGCTGGCCGGCTTTTTTACGATACCGGACCGCGCCAGGCGCAGATGATGATCGGCGATTGGATCGCTCTGCACCAACGCGCGGGCAACATCCGCGACGACGTGGACGCCTTTCGCCTGGCCGTTCTGTTTCACGACATGCTGATCGGTGAGCAGCATCTGAGCTGGCTGACGTCCGCCCTCAGCGACAAGGAACGCGGCAAGCGCATCGACGAGACGGTGCGGCTTTGCGTCGCGATTTTCCTGCAAGGTTGCGCGCGGCGCTAG
- a CDS encoding HPF/RaiA family ribosome-associated protein, translating to MQTPVQIDFQGMEAKADIRGTIAKHLSLLEERYGRVTAGRVVLKAPGGHHRTGGLFEINIRLSLPEGREVNVGRTASEDERQSDLSFAINDAFKRARRQLEDHSHRLQGKVKTHEAPPIATVKQLDASGEFGFIEASDGHEIYFHRNSVLNGGFDDLKVGARVTFAETMGDKGPQATTVKPMGKHALKV from the coding sequence ATGCAGACGCCGGTTCAGATCGATTTCCAAGGCATGGAGGCGAAGGCCGACATTCGCGGCACCATCGCCAAGCATCTGTCGCTGCTCGAGGAACGCTATGGCCGCGTCACCGCCGGTCGTGTGGTGCTCAAAGCGCCGGGCGGTCACCATCGCACTGGCGGGCTCTTCGAGATCAATATTCGTCTGTCGCTGCCGGAGGGCCGCGAGGTGAATGTCGGGCGCACCGCGTCGGAGGACGAGCGCCAGTCGGACTTGAGCTTCGCCATCAATGATGCGTTCAAGCGCGCGCGCCGGCAATTGGAAGACCATTCGCATCGTCTTCAGGGCAAAGTGAAGACGCATGAGGCGCCGCCGATCGCGACGGTTAAGCAACTGGATGCGTCCGGCGAATTCGGGTTCATCGAAGCGTCGGACGGGCACGAGATCTATTTTCATCGCAACAGCGTGCTCAATGGCGGCTTCGACGATCTGAAGGTCGGCGCGCGTGTGACCTTCGCGGAGACGATGGGCGACAAAGGGCCACAGGCGACCACAGTGAAGCCGATGGGCAAGCACGCCCTGAAGGTATGA
- a CDS encoding amidohydrolase family protein: MQSPHRIDTHHHFVPPFYLAEVGAEAVARTLVSGKAPEWTPRHSIDAMDRNGIATAMVSISAPGFQCDEGKRADLCCRCNDYAAKMRADFPGRFGSFAGLPLPDVDASLKEIARSLDVLKADGICLLTSYDGRYLGDACFAPVFEELNRRKAVVYVHPTEGCACDIGLPPASLEFPFDTTRTIASLMFGGTFNRCRDIKFIFSHAGGAIPFLAERLARLERRPDFKAHVPEGVIAELKRLYYDTALSANALAMNTLMSLVAVEQVVFGSDYPYAPEDTMTGTVKGLAALKLPEADLAAIERGNALRIMPWLETGR; encoded by the coding sequence ATGCAATCTCCCCATCGGATCGATACCCATCATCATTTCGTGCCGCCGTTCTACCTGGCGGAGGTTGGTGCCGAGGCCGTGGCGCGCACGTTGGTATCGGGCAAAGCGCCGGAGTGGACGCCCCGGCATTCGATCGACGCGATGGACCGTAACGGCATCGCGACCGCGATGGTGTCGATCTCGGCGCCCGGGTTTCAGTGCGACGAGGGCAAGCGGGCCGACCTGTGCTGCCGGTGCAACGACTACGCCGCCAAGATGCGCGCCGATTTCCCGGGCCGCTTCGGCAGCTTTGCCGGTTTGCCGCTGCCTGATGTCGATGCGAGCTTGAAGGAGATCGCGCGCAGCCTGGATGTGTTGAAGGCCGACGGCATTTGCCTCCTGACCAGCTATGACGGGCGCTATCTCGGCGATGCCTGTTTTGCCCCGGTGTTCGAAGAACTCAATCGGCGCAAGGCCGTGGTCTATGTACATCCGACCGAAGGCTGTGCCTGCGATATTGGTCTGCCGCCGGCTTCGCTCGAGTTCCCGTTCGATACGACGCGGACCATCGCCAGTCTGATGTTCGGCGGCACGTTCAACCGCTGCCGCGACATCAAATTCATCTTCTCCCATGCCGGCGGCGCCATTCCGTTCCTGGCCGAGCGCCTCGCGCGGCTGGAGCGGCGGCCTGACTTCAAGGCGCATGTGCCTGAAGGTGTCATCGCCGAGCTCAAGCGGCTTTATTACGACACCGCCTTGTCGGCCAATGCACTGGCAATGAACACGCTGATGAGTCTCGTCGCGGTCGAGCAGGTCGTGTTCGGCAGCGACTATCCCTACGCGCCCGAGGACACAATGACCGGGACGGTGAAAGGGCTTGCCGCCCTCAAGCTGCCGGAGGCCGATCTTGCGGCCATTGAACGCGGCAACGCCTTGCGGATAATGCCCTGGCTTGAAACGGGACGGTGA
- a CDS encoding DUF3775 domain-containing protein: protein MAKQPAETTDSPDDDEGPLTISPEKVCFLIVKAREFDAKDVVTEPDTGSNPSDDGDAAVLEDHGNDPVVQEMVSLINALSVDEQVDLVALTWLGRDDYTAEDWAEVREEAARQHNNRTAAYLLGTPTVGDFLEEGLSMLGYSCEEFEINRL, encoded by the coding sequence ATGGCCAAACAGCCCGCCGAAACGACCGACTCCCCCGATGATGACGAAGGTCCGCTGACCATCTCGCCGGAGAAGGTCTGCTTTCTCATCGTCAAGGCGCGTGAGTTCGACGCCAAGGATGTCGTCACCGAGCCGGACACAGGCTCGAATCCCTCCGACGATGGCGACGCCGCTGTGCTCGAGGATCATGGCAACGATCCCGTCGTGCAGGAGATGGTGTCGCTGATCAACGCGCTCAGCGTGGACGAGCAGGTCGATCTGGTTGCTCTGACGTGGCTCGGACGCGACGACTACACCGCGGAGGATTGGGCGGAAGTGCGCGAAGAAGCAGCGCGTCAGCACAACAACCGGACCGCGGCCTATCTGCTCGGCACCCCCACCGTCGGCGATTTCCTGGAGGAAGGCCTGTCGATGCTGGGCTATTCCTGCGAGGAGTTCGAGATCAACAGGCTCTGA
- a CDS encoding AtaL-like protein: MIKVSRRIPVNEAGQPRLSRADVWQGLVMKADNALPFVPAMTHCQVLERKGSNVFVREIEFRGERCRERVTLQPQQRVTFERLDGSVLGTILNEIEDGDDGLGLRFSFGLTLAGEADGSPAEVAYGAVVEKDYLKAVDATLAAIRRMKSDRDVLIKRYFDAVDSMDLESFKAMHSDNARLVFANAPVLQGPEQIAGAIGQFWSTVGGLKHNFVNRWDNPQESIIEAVVDYRRKDGRSVTLPCVSILRPEGDKVGELRVFIDVAPLYAD; encoded by the coding sequence ATGATCAAGGTATCTCGACGCATCCCGGTGAACGAGGCCGGCCAGCCGAGACTGTCGCGCGCGGACGTTTGGCAAGGCTTAGTGATGAAGGCGGACAATGCGCTGCCCTTCGTTCCAGCGATGACGCATTGCCAGGTGCTGGAACGAAAAGGCAGCAACGTCTTCGTGCGCGAGATCGAATTCCGCGGCGAGCGCTGCCGCGAAAGGGTGACGCTCCAGCCGCAACAGCGTGTGACCTTCGAGCGGTTGGATGGCTCCGTGCTCGGTACCATTCTCAACGAGATCGAGGACGGCGACGACGGATTGGGCCTGCGCTTCAGCTTCGGCCTGACGCTCGCGGGGGAGGCGGACGGAAGCCCGGCGGAGGTCGCTTACGGGGCCGTGGTGGAGAAGGACTACCTGAAGGCGGTGGATGCGACGCTGGCGGCGATCCGGCGGATGAAGAGCGACCGTGATGTCCTGATCAAGCGCTACTTCGACGCTGTAGATTCGATGGATCTCGAGTCGTTCAAGGCCATGCACAGCGACAATGCCCGCCTTGTCTTCGCCAATGCGCCGGTGCTGCAAGGGCCGGAGCAGATTGCCGGCGCCATCGGCCAGTTTTGGTCAACCGTCGGCGGACTGAAACACAACTTCGTCAATCGTTGGGACAATCCGCAGGAGTCCATCATCGAAGCCGTGGTGGATTATCGCCGCAAGGACGGTCGGTCGGTGACGCTGCCGTGCGTGTCGATTCTCAGGCCGGAGGGCGACAAGGTGGGCGAGCTGCGCGTCTTCATCGACGTCGCGCCGCTTTATGCGGACTAA
- a CDS encoding acyl-CoA dehydrogenase family protein, with amino-acid sequence MQIEATKVEAMRSSVAPISALRPEFNDILARIRKLRPEIAARALAAEKARRVPVETMDALRDTDVFHAMQPRRFGGYEYGPAELAQIGFELGRACGSTGWCGTLAVCFGWMTAFFPLEAQQEVWDDTDNLLAVSYTPTPKVESVDGGYRIAGQWPWASGVDNAAWLILAALLPNNEGPPALAWCLVPVSDVKVDHDSWNVGGLQGTGSKTVVVTDPIFVPKHRVLPLSAIFSGKVPGLEVPDNEQARFGYPTFGPTALVSPIVGMAQGALDTFTETARGAKRMARPGVFEKVAESALIQSLIGQTAARIDAAQTMMVSSLREGQEIVRAGGVLDTEQRVRIRRNHGFAARTAAEVVNELFAKSGAAAADEKNPIQRFWRDANTAALHSSIDWDTLSALYGTQQLGLQPQGIF; translated from the coding sequence ATGCAAATCGAAGCCACGAAGGTCGAAGCCATGCGTTCGTCCGTGGCGCCGATTTCGGCGCTACGGCCGGAGTTCAACGATATCCTCGCGCGCATTCGCAAGCTGCGTCCCGAAATCGCGGCACGAGCGCTTGCAGCCGAGAAAGCCAGACGCGTGCCCGTCGAGACCATGGATGCCTTGCGCGACACCGATGTGTTTCACGCGATGCAGCCGCGGCGTTTCGGCGGTTACGAGTACGGCCCTGCAGAGCTCGCACAAATCGGGTTCGAACTCGGCCGGGCCTGCGGCAGCACCGGCTGGTGCGGCACGCTCGCCGTCTGCTTCGGCTGGATGACGGCATTCTTTCCGCTCGAAGCGCAGCAGGAAGTCTGGGACGACACAGACAATCTCCTCGCCGTCTCCTACACGCCGACGCCAAAAGTCGAGAGCGTTGACGGCGGATACAGGATCGCCGGTCAATGGCCGTGGGCGAGCGGCGTCGACAACGCCGCGTGGCTCATCCTTGCCGCGTTACTTCCCAACAATGAAGGCCCGCCCGCGTTAGCATGGTGTCTGGTTCCCGTCAGCGACGTGAAGGTCGACCACGACAGCTGGAACGTCGGCGGTCTGCAAGGCACCGGATCGAAGACAGTGGTTGTGACCGATCCGATCTTCGTGCCGAAGCATCGCGTGCTGCCCTTGAGCGCTATCTTCTCTGGCAAGGTGCCGGGGCTCGAGGTGCCCGACAACGAGCAGGCGCGCTTCGGCTACCCGACCTTCGGACCCACAGCATTGGTCTCTCCGATCGTCGGCATGGCGCAAGGTGCGCTCGATACCTTCACCGAAACGGCCCGTGGCGCAAAGCGCATGGCGCGGCCGGGCGTGTTCGAGAAAGTTGCCGAGTCGGCACTCATCCAGAGCCTCATCGGCCAAACCGCGGCGCGCATTGACGCGGCACAGACAATGATGGTGAGCAGTCTCAGAGAAGGCCAGGAAATCGTGCGCGCCGGCGGCGTACTCGACACCGAGCAACGCGTCCGCATCCGCCGCAATCATGGTTTTGCAGCGCGCACCGCAGCGGAGGTCGTCAACGAGCTCTTCGCCAAATCGGGCGCGGCGGCGGCAGACGAGAAGAATCCCATCCAGCGGTTCTGGCGCGACGCCAACACCGCGGCACTTCATTCCAGCATCGATTGGGACACGCTCTCGGCGCTCTACGGAACGCAGCAACTCGGGCTGCAGCCTCAGGGCATTTTCTAG